A stretch of Allostreptomyces psammosilenae DNA encodes these proteins:
- a CDS encoding DUF3099 domain-containing protein, with amino-acid sequence MFRRKPAGEVHRITGARAGLTEDVHGRERRYLISMLIRTACVVATALLWNVSLPLALVALLGGTVLPYVAVVIANGGRESAPGLPEAVVDASATHALEAADQPESEPEREAPAAGGETAPQGTWRDSEGHLVVPAEQWERITSERDR; translated from the coding sequence ATGTTCAGGAGGAAGCCGGCCGGGGAGGTGCACCGGATCACCGGCGCGCGGGCCGGCCTGACCGAGGACGTGCACGGGCGGGAGCGCCGCTACCTCATCTCGATGCTGATCCGCACCGCCTGCGTGGTGGCGACCGCCCTGCTGTGGAACGTCTCGCTCCCCCTCGCCCTGGTCGCGCTGCTCGGCGGCACGGTGCTGCCGTACGTTGCCGTGGTGATCGCCAACGGCGGGCGGGAGAGCGCCCCGGGGCTGCCGGAGGCCGTCGTGGACGCCTCCGCCACGCACGCGCTCGAAGCCGCTGACCAGCCCGAATCCGAGCCGGAGCGGGAGGCGCCGGCGGCCGGCGGGGAGACCGCGCCGCAGGGCACCTGGCGGGACTCCGAGGGCCATCTGGTGGTCCCCGCGGAGCAGTGGGAACGAATCACTTCCGAACGCGATCGGTGA
- a CDS encoding RNA 2'-phosphotransferase produces the protein MTGAVGGAEATEPGRGGRAGEPKRTVRVSKLLARILRHDPGSVGLRLDPAGWVEVGELLAALRAHGTRLSREELDHVVATNDKRRFAYSEDGLRIRASQGHSVAVELGYAPARPPAVLFHGTATRSLPAIWREGLLPMRRQHVHLSADRETAERVGARHGRPVVLLVDAAALTADGRPFWLSANGVWLTDRVPPHHLRPAPGDDPPRG, from the coding sequence GTGACGGGCGCGGTGGGCGGGGCGGAGGCGACGGAGCCGGGGCGGGGCGGGCGTGCCGGGGAGCCGAAGCGGACGGTGCGGGTCTCCAAGCTCCTGGCGCGGATCCTGCGGCACGACCCGGGATCGGTCGGCCTCCGGCTGGACCCGGCGGGCTGGGTGGAGGTCGGGGAACTGCTCGCGGCGCTGCGCGCCCACGGCACCCGGCTCAGCCGCGAGGAACTGGACCACGTGGTGGCCACCAACGACAAGCGGCGGTTCGCCTACTCCGAGGACGGCCTGCGCATCCGGGCCAGCCAGGGCCACTCGGTCGCCGTGGAGCTGGGCTACGCGCCGGCCCGGCCGCCGGCGGTGCTCTTCCACGGCACGGCGACCCGTTCCCTGCCGGCCATATGGCGCGAGGGCCTGCTGCCCATGCGCCGGCAGCACGTGCACCTGTCCGCCGACCGGGAGACCGCCGAGCGGGTCGGCGCCCGGCACGGGCGGCCCGTGGTGCTGCTGGTGGACGCGGCCGCGCTGACGGCGGACGGGCGCCCGTTCTGGCTGAGCGCCAACGGGGTGTGGCTCACCGACCGGGTGCCGCCGCACCACCTGCGGCCGGCGCCCGGGGACGACCCGCCGCGGGGCTGA
- a CDS encoding metallopeptidase TldD-related protein — protein MSSTTGTTTGPAASRTAPHLLVERALELSRADGCVVLVEESSTANLRWAGNALTTGGTTRGRTVRVIATVDGAEGTAAGVVAREAVTTDELQSLVRAAEQAARAASPAEDARPLVDATAASPDFDAEPAGTSADVFGSFAPALGEAFRRARATGQLLYGFAHHRVTTTYLGSSTGLRLRHDQPTGTLEVNAKSADLVRSAWHGVSTRDFADVDLPAIHGHLDERLGWAERRLELPAGRYETILPPSAVADLMVYLMWSAGARDAAEGRSVFSRPGGGTRVGERLTDVPLTLRSDPLAAGLECAPFVITGSSGDDESVFDNGLPVGATEWISEGVLSSLVSSRHSAEAAGLPVHPSADNLLLEVPAGSRTGNGDLAQLIGSTERGLLLTCLWYIREVDPATLLLTGLTRDGVYLVEGGEVVGAVNNFRFNESPVALLGRISGAGRTERTLPREWCDWFTRAAMPALRVDGFNMSSVSQAS, from the coding sequence TTGAGCAGCACCACCGGCACCACCACCGGTCCCGCCGCGTCCCGCACCGCCCCGCACCTGCTGGTGGAACGCGCCCTGGAGCTGTCCCGGGCGGACGGCTGCGTCGTCCTGGTCGAGGAGAGCTCCACGGCCAACCTGCGCTGGGCCGGCAACGCCCTGACCACCGGCGGCACCACCCGGGGGCGGACGGTCCGGGTGATCGCCACCGTCGACGGGGCCGAGGGCACCGCCGCCGGCGTGGTCGCCCGGGAGGCCGTCACCACCGACGAACTCCAGTCCCTGGTGCGCGCCGCCGAGCAGGCCGCCCGGGCCGCCTCCCCGGCCGAGGACGCCCGCCCCCTCGTCGACGCCACCGCCGCCTCCCCCGACTTCGACGCCGAGCCGGCCGGCACCTCCGCCGACGTCTTCGGCTCCTTCGCCCCGGCCCTCGGCGAGGCCTTCCGCCGCGCCCGGGCGACCGGGCAACTGCTCTACGGCTTCGCCCACCACCGGGTGACCACCACCTACCTCGGCTCCTCCACCGGCCTGCGGCTGCGCCACGACCAGCCCACCGGAACCCTGGAGGTGAACGCCAAGTCGGCCGACCTGGTCCGCTCGGCCTGGCACGGCGTCTCCACCCGGGACTTCGCCGACGTCGACCTGCCGGCCATCCACGGCCACCTCGACGAGCGGCTCGGCTGGGCCGAACGGCGCCTGGAACTGCCCGCCGGCCGCTACGAGACCATCCTGCCGCCCAGCGCGGTGGCCGACCTGATGGTCTACCTGATGTGGTCCGCCGGCGCGCGGGACGCCGCGGAGGGCCGCTCCGTCTTCAGCCGCCCCGGCGGCGGCACCCGGGTCGGCGAGCGGCTGACCGACGTGCCGCTGACGCTGCGCAGCGACCCGCTGGCGGCCGGCCTGGAGTGCGCGCCGTTCGTGATCACCGGGTCCTCGGGGGACGACGAGTCGGTCTTCGACAACGGCCTGCCGGTGGGCGCCACCGAGTGGATCTCCGAGGGCGTGCTGTCCTCCCTGGTCTCCAGCCGGCACAGCGCCGAGGCCGCCGGCCTGCCGGTGCACCCCTCCGCGGACAACCTGCTGCTGGAGGTCCCGGCCGGCTCGCGCACCGGCAACGGCGACCTCGCCCAGCTGATCGGCAGCACCGAGCGCGGCCTGCTGCTGACCTGCCTGTGGTACATCCGCGAGGTGGACCCGGCGACGCTGCTGCTCACCGGGCTCACCCGGGACGGCGTGTACCTCGTGGAGGGCGGCGAGGTGGTCGGGGCGGTGAACAACTTCCGGTTCAACGAGTCCCCGGTGGCGCTGCTCGGCCGGATCAGCGGCGCGGGCCGGACGGAGCGCACCCTGCCCCGCGAGTGGTGCGACTGGTTCACCCGGGCGGCGATGCCGGCGCTGCGGGTGGACGGCTTCAACATGTCCTCGGTCAGCCAGGCGTCCTGA
- a CDS encoding TldD/PmbA family protein, with amino-acid sequence MSHPLDPSFLALPLRTLGDAALSRATALGATHADFRLERIRSADLHLRDARVSGSSDTVQLGLAVRVLVDGAWGFASDDELSPEAAARTAERAVAVARLFAGVTAAAGTTDRVELAPEPAYPDETWVSSYETNPFDVPEEERTALLAEHSARLLAAPGVAHVTASLLAVQENKFYADTAGTVTTQQRIRLNPEFTAVAVDTDSGAFETMRTLAPPVGRGWEYLARPGGLAPVWDWDGELAALPEHLAEKMAAPSVRAGRYDLVIDPSNLWLTIHESIGHATELDRALGYEAAYAGTSFATLDKLGKLQYGSELMNVTGDRTVEHGLATIGFDDEGVAAQSWELITSGLLVGYQLDRQMARKEGFGRSNGCAFADSPASVPVQRMPNVSLAPSPLGPSTEGLIAGVEDGLYIVGDRSWSIDMQRYNFQFTGQRAYRIRSGKLAGQVRDFAYQATTTDFWGAMEAVGGPHTYVLGGAFNCGKAQPGQVAAVSHGCPSALFRGVRVLNTVEEGS; translated from the coding sequence ATGTCCCACCCGCTGGATCCGTCGTTCCTGGCGCTTCCGCTGCGCACGCTCGGCGACGCGGCCCTCTCCCGCGCCACCGCACTCGGCGCCACGCACGCCGACTTCCGCCTGGAGCGCATCCGCAGCGCGGACCTCCACCTGCGCGACGCCCGGGTCTCCGGCTCCTCCGACACCGTCCAACTCGGCCTGGCCGTGCGGGTGCTGGTGGACGGCGCCTGGGGCTTCGCCTCCGACGACGAACTGAGCCCCGAGGCCGCCGCCCGCACCGCCGAGCGGGCCGTGGCGGTCGCCCGCCTCTTCGCCGGGGTCACCGCCGCCGCCGGCACCACCGACCGGGTGGAACTGGCGCCCGAGCCCGCCTACCCCGACGAGACCTGGGTCTCCTCCTACGAGACCAACCCGTTCGACGTGCCCGAGGAGGAGCGCACCGCGCTGCTCGCCGAGCACAGCGCCCGCCTGCTGGCCGCCCCGGGCGTGGCCCACGTGACCGCCTCCCTGCTGGCCGTCCAGGAGAACAAGTTCTACGCCGACACCGCCGGCACGGTCACCACCCAGCAGCGGATCCGGCTCAACCCCGAGTTCACCGCCGTCGCGGTGGACACCGACTCCGGCGCCTTCGAGACCATGCGCACCCTGGCGCCACCGGTCGGCCGCGGCTGGGAGTACCTCGCCCGGCCCGGCGGCCTCGCCCCCGTGTGGGACTGGGACGGCGAACTCGCCGCGCTGCCCGAGCACCTCGCCGAGAAGATGGCCGCGCCCTCCGTGCGGGCCGGCCGCTACGACCTGGTGATCGACCCCTCCAACCTGTGGCTGACCATCCACGAGTCCATCGGCCACGCCACCGAACTCGACCGCGCCCTCGGCTACGAGGCCGCCTACGCCGGCACCTCCTTCGCCACCCTGGACAAGCTCGGCAAGCTCCAGTACGGCTCGGAGCTGATGAACGTCACCGGCGACCGCACCGTCGAACACGGCCTCGCCACCATCGGCTTCGACGACGAGGGCGTCGCCGCCCAGTCCTGGGAGCTGATCACCTCCGGCCTGCTGGTCGGCTACCAGCTCGACCGCCAGATGGCCCGCAAGGAGGGCTTCGGCCGCTCCAACGGCTGCGCCTTCGCCGACTCCCCGGCCAGCGTGCCGGTCCAGCGGATGCCCAACGTCTCCCTCGCCCCCTCCCCGCTCGGCCCCTCCACGGAGGGCCTGATCGCCGGCGTGGAGGACGGCCTGTACATCGTCGGCGACCGCTCCTGGAGCATCGACATGCAGCGCTACAACTTCCAGTTCACCGGGCAGCGGGCCTACCGCATCCGCTCCGGGAAGCTCGCCGGCCAGGTCCGCGACTTCGCCTACCAGGCCACCACCACCGACTTCTGGGGGGCGATGGAGGCGGTCGGCGGGCCGCACACCTACGTGCTCGGCGGCGCCTTCAACTGCGGCAAGGCCCAGCCCGGCCAGGTCGCCGCGGTCAGCCACGGCTGCCCCTCGGCGCTCTTCCGCGGGGTGCGCGTGCTCAACACCGTCGAGGAGGGGTCCTGA
- a CDS encoding chorismate mutase: MSRDEAGTQPGGSGLDPAVRARLEGLRDSIDNIDAALVHLLAERFKHTQEVGHLKAEHALPPADPERERRQIARLRDLAVTAKLDPEFAEKFLGFIIEEVIRHHQKIARS; encoded by the coding sequence GTGAGCCGTGACGAGGCCGGGACGCAGCCCGGCGGGAGCGGGCTGGATCCGGCGGTGCGCGCGCGGCTGGAGGGGCTGCGGGACAGCATCGACAACATCGACGCGGCGCTGGTGCACCTGCTCGCCGAGCGGTTCAAGCACACCCAGGAGGTCGGGCACCTCAAGGCCGAGCACGCCCTGCCGCCGGCCGATCCGGAGCGGGAGCGCCGGCAGATAGCGCGGCTGCGTGACCTGGCGGTCACCGCCAAGCTCGATCCGGAGTTCGCGGAGAAGTTCCTCGGCTTCATCATCGAGGAGGTCATCCGCCACCACCAGAAGATAGCCCGGTCATGA
- the fabG gene encoding 3-oxoacyl-[acyl-carrier-protein] reductase, which yields MSRSVLVTGGNRGIGLAIARAFAEAGDKVAVTSRSGEAPEGLFAVKCDITDAAQVDAAFKEVEDAHGPVEVLVANAGVTGDQLLLRMTEEEFTNVVDTNLTGTFRVVKRATRGMLRARKGRILMISSVVAMMGSAGQVNYAASKAGLIGFGRSLARELGSRGITVNVVAPGWVETAMTLAVSEERRQELFANIPLGRIGDPEEIAKVVRFLSSDDASYITGAVIPVDGGLGMGH from the coding sequence ATGAGCCGCTCGGTTCTCGTCACCGGAGGCAACCGCGGCATTGGCCTGGCCATCGCTCGCGCCTTCGCGGAGGCTGGAGACAAGGTGGCCGTCACCAGCCGTTCCGGCGAGGCTCCCGAGGGGCTCTTCGCCGTCAAGTGCGACATCACCGACGCCGCGCAGGTCGACGCGGCCTTCAAGGAGGTCGAGGACGCCCACGGCCCCGTGGAGGTGCTGGTGGCCAACGCGGGAGTGACCGGGGACCAGCTCCTGCTGCGGATGACCGAGGAGGAGTTCACGAACGTGGTGGACACCAACCTCACCGGCACCTTCCGCGTCGTCAAGCGCGCCACCCGGGGCATGCTGCGCGCTCGCAAGGGCCGCATCCTGATGATCTCCTCCGTCGTCGCGATGATGGGTTCGGCGGGGCAGGTCAACTACGCCGCCTCCAAGGCCGGGCTGATCGGCTTCGGCCGCTCCCTGGCCCGTGAGCTCGGTTCCCGCGGGATCACCGTCAACGTGGTCGCCCCGGGCTGGGTCGAGACCGCGATGACCTTGGCGGTCTCCGAGGAGCGCCGGCAGGAACTTTTCGCCAACATCCCGCTGGGGCGCATCGGAGACCCCGAGGAGATCGCCAAGGTGGTGCGCTTCCTCAGCTCCGACGACGCCTCGTACATCACCGGAGCCGTCATTCCCGTAGACGGCGGATTGGGCATGGGTCACTGA
- the fabI gene encoding enoyl-ACP reductase FabI, whose protein sequence is MSGILNGKRILVTGVITDSSFAFHVAKLAQEQGAEVVLTGFGRVSLVNRIAARLPKPAPVIELDVQNEEHLASLAENVRQHVDGLDGVVHSIAFGPQDALGGNFLNTSYADVSTAVHVSAYSLKSLAMATLPLMRDGGSIVGMDFDAQVAWPGYDWMGVAKAGLEATSRYLAKYLGDQNIRVNLISAGPVKTMAAKSIPGFDKFEGVWDERAPLGWDLSDPEPAARGVVALLSDWFPKTTGEIIHVDGGLHAVGA, encoded by the coding sequence ATGTCTGGAATCCTCAACGGCAAGCGCATCCTGGTCACCGGGGTCATCACCGACTCCTCCTTCGCCTTCCACGTCGCCAAGCTCGCCCAGGAGCAGGGCGCGGAGGTCGTCCTCACCGGCTTCGGCCGGGTCAGCCTGGTCAACCGCATCGCCGCGCGGCTGCCCAAGCCCGCGCCGGTGATCGAGCTGGACGTGCAGAACGAGGAGCACCTGGCCTCGCTGGCGGAGAACGTGCGCCAGCACGTGGACGGCCTGGACGGCGTCGTCCACTCCATCGCCTTCGGCCCGCAGGACGCCCTCGGCGGCAACTTCCTCAACACCTCGTACGCGGACGTCTCCACCGCCGTCCACGTCTCCGCCTACTCGCTGAAGTCGCTGGCCATGGCCACCCTGCCGCTGATGCGGGACGGCGGCTCCATCGTGGGCATGGACTTCGACGCGCAGGTGGCCTGGCCGGGCTACGACTGGATGGGCGTGGCCAAGGCGGGCCTGGAGGCCACCTCCCGCTACCTGGCCAAGTACCTGGGCGACCAGAACATCCGGGTCAACCTGATCTCCGCCGGCCCGGTGAAGACCATGGCCGCCAAGTCCATCCCGGGCTTCGACAAGTTCGAGGGCGTCTGGGACGAGCGCGCCCCGCTCGGCTGGGACCTGTCCGACCCGGAGCCGGCCGCCCGCGGCGTCGTCGCGCTGCTGTCCGACTGGTTCCCGAAGACCACCGGCGAGATCATCCACGTGGACGGCGGGCTGCACGCCGTCGGTGCCTGA
- a CDS encoding SixA phosphatase family protein, with the protein MSVDTPRRIIVLRHAKADWPAVPDHERPLADRGRREATAAGRWLAETGIIPDLALCSSSVRTRETWKLVAHELPTRPRTRYEDRLYEASLADLMALLADTPPEVGGLALIGHNPGMHELVTTLLSDEVDEELRAHARAGFPTSAVAILAFTGEWASLAPHSATLVGLNAPAEPA; encoded by the coding sequence ATGAGTGTCGACACGCCCCGCAGGATCATCGTCCTCAGGCACGCCAAGGCGGACTGGCCCGCCGTGCCCGACCACGAGCGCCCGTTGGCGGACCGCGGACGCCGCGAGGCCACGGCGGCCGGGCGCTGGCTCGCGGAGACCGGCATCATCCCCGACCTCGCCCTGTGCTCCTCGTCCGTGCGCACCCGGGAGACCTGGAAGCTGGTGGCCCACGAGCTGCCCACCCGGCCCCGCACCCGCTACGAGGACCGCCTGTACGAGGCCTCTCTCGCCGATCTGATGGCGCTCCTCGCCGACACCCCGCCCGAGGTCGGCGGCCTCGCCCTGATCGGCCACAACCCCGGCATGCACGAGCTGGTCACCACCCTGCTCAGCGACGAGGTCGACGAGGAGCTGCGGGCGCACGCCCGGGCCGGCTTCCCGACCAGCGCCGTCGCCATCCTGGCGTTCACCGGTGAATGGGCCTCGCTCGCCCCGCACTCGGCCACCCTGGTCGGCCTGAACGCCCCGGCCGAGCCCGCCTGA
- the serB gene encoding phosphoserine phosphatase SerB — protein sequence MSALPTAPAAPAPAPRTLLIKVFGKDRPGITAGLFATLAPYGVEVVDIEQVVTRGRIVLCALVTAPRDGDAAAEGELRATVHRWADPLDLTTEILSGSGDNSPRGSGRSHVTVLGHPLRAEAVSALAARIADGGGNIDRIFRLAKYPVTAVELAVSGIDTEVLRRELAVRAASLGVDVAVVPSGLHRRAKRLVVMDVDSTLIQDEVIELFAAHAGCLPEVARVTEAAMRGELDFAQSLRARVALLEGLDASVVAKVREEVRLTPGARTLVRTLKRLGYQVGIVSGGFTQVTDHLVRELGLDFAAANTLEEVDGRFTGRVVGEIVDRPGKARMLARFAEQAGVPLSQTVAIGDGANDLDMLAAAGLGVAFNAKPVVREAAHTAVNVPFLDTVLFLLGITREEVEAADTAE from the coding sequence GTGTCTGCACTCCCCACCGCACCCGCCGCCCCCGCGCCGGCCCCCCGCACCCTTCTGATCAAGGTCTTCGGCAAGGACAGGCCCGGCATCACCGCGGGCCTGTTCGCCACGCTCGCCCCGTACGGGGTGGAGGTCGTCGACATCGAGCAGGTGGTCACCCGCGGGCGCATCGTGCTGTGCGCCCTGGTGACCGCGCCGCGCGACGGCGACGCGGCGGCCGAGGGCGAGCTCCGGGCCACCGTGCACCGGTGGGCGGACCCGCTGGACCTGACCACGGAGATCCTCTCCGGCAGCGGGGACAACTCCCCGCGCGGCTCCGGCCGCTCCCACGTGACCGTGCTCGGACACCCGCTGCGGGCCGAGGCGGTCTCCGCGCTGGCCGCCCGGATCGCGGACGGCGGCGGCAACATCGACCGCATCTTCCGGCTGGCCAAGTACCCGGTGACCGCCGTGGAGCTGGCCGTCTCCGGCATCGACACCGAGGTGCTGCGCCGGGAGCTGGCCGTGCGGGCGGCCTCGCTCGGGGTGGACGTCGCGGTGGTGCCGTCCGGGCTGCACCGGCGGGCCAAGCGCCTGGTGGTGATGGACGTGGACTCCACGCTGATCCAGGACGAGGTCATCGAGCTGTTCGCGGCGCACGCCGGGTGCCTGCCCGAGGTGGCCAGGGTCACCGAGGCGGCGATGCGCGGGGAGCTGGACTTCGCGCAGTCGCTGCGCGCCCGGGTGGCGCTGCTGGAGGGGCTGGACGCCAGCGTGGTGGCCAAGGTCCGCGAGGAGGTGCGGCTCACCCCGGGGGCGCGCACCCTGGTCCGCACCCTCAAGCGGCTGGGCTACCAGGTCGGGATCGTCTCCGGCGGTTTCACCCAGGTCACCGACCACCTGGTGCGGGAGCTGGGACTGGACTTCGCCGCCGCCAACACCCTGGAGGAGGTGGACGGGCGGTTCACCGGCCGGGTGGTCGGGGAGATAGTGGACCGGCCGGGCAAGGCCCGGATGCTCGCCCGCTTCGCCGAGCAGGCCGGGGTGCCGCTGTCGCAGACGGTGGCCATCGGCGACGGCGCCAACGACCTGGACATGCTGGCGGCGGCGGGCCTGGGCGTGGCCTTCAACGCCAAGCCGGTGGTGCGCGAGGCCGCGCACACCGCGGTGAACGTGCCCTTCCTGGACACCGTGCTCTTCCTGCTGGGGATCACCCGCGAGGAGGTCGAGGCGGCCGACACCGCCGAGTGA
- a CDS encoding ABC transporter ATP-binding protein/permease yields the protein MGQGEVPQLVLDINGQTWTLDPNRTYWLGRNPQADVVLTDDRISWNHASLTHDGGVWWLQDQNSTNGIWQGGTRQAHVRALPGVEVRLGNAQDGPRLRFTDGAPQPATPAGGGAGAGADLHGAQTSYYQPGRTPLHGTPAMAQQAGYQVPGQQQPQGTAYPQGAPYPQGGPQQGGYPQPGQYPQGPGGGIPAQGGPAGGRQTIIRDLAGGRPTRIGRALDNDLVVADLSVSRYHAELRALADGYEIVDLGSHNGTYVNGQPVQRAKLGPNDTLAVGHSSFRLVGNRLEEFVDTGEVSFSARGLTVTVKHRGQPKNLLEGVTFGVPQRSLVAVIGPSGSGKSTLLRALTGNRPADQGDVLYDGRNLYRDYAELRSRIGLVPQDDILHSQLTVRTALRYAAKLRFPGDTDAAERNRRVEEVLNELGLAHRADNKITALSGGQRKRVSVALELLTKPSLIFLDEPTSGLDPGLDKQVMEMLRSLADDGRTIAVVTHSVANLDICDHLLVMAPGGKVAYFGPPQDALPFFGHDDWADVFQDFDRYPDYDWAGRYRGSEHYQVYSADLESVAPQNHGIGMGQQVVPPKPQSWGSQLGTLVRRYFAVIAADRGFLALTVALPLVMGVLSLAIPADYGLAPAPEGRNNIDAIYVLLVLAIGTCFTGAANSVRELVKERVIYQRERATGLSRSAYMMSKVLVLGLITAVQAVLLGVVGLIGRDMPEEGLVLPSQPYLEILLVVVLLSFTSMMLGLVISALVETSERTMPLLVLVAIVQVIFAGVIIELHDRPGIEQLAWLAPARWAVAAQSATIDMSALRPPSENGPDPLWEHSAGIWFLDVTVLLVIAAVCGFVVVRMLRRHEPEVMRSR from the coding sequence GTGGGGCAGGGCGAAGTGCCGCAACTGGTGCTGGACATCAACGGGCAGACATGGACACTTGACCCGAACAGAACATATTGGCTGGGGCGGAACCCCCAGGCCGACGTGGTGCTCACCGACGACCGGATCTCCTGGAACCACGCCTCACTGACCCACGACGGCGGCGTCTGGTGGCTCCAGGACCAGAACAGCACCAACGGCATCTGGCAGGGCGGCACCCGCCAGGCCCACGTGCGGGCCCTGCCCGGCGTCGAGGTCCGCCTCGGCAACGCCCAGGACGGGCCGCGGCTGCGCTTCACCGACGGCGCCCCCCAGCCGGCCACCCCGGCCGGCGGCGGCGCCGGCGCGGGCGCCGACCTGCACGGGGCGCAGACCTCCTACTACCAGCCCGGCCGCACCCCCCTGCACGGCACGCCCGCCATGGCGCAGCAGGCCGGCTACCAGGTGCCCGGCCAGCAGCAGCCGCAGGGCACCGCGTACCCCCAGGGCGCACCGTACCCCCAGGGCGGCCCGCAGCAGGGCGGGTACCCGCAGCCGGGCCAGTACCCGCAGGGGCCGGGCGGCGGCATCCCCGCCCAGGGCGGCCCCGCCGGCGGCCGGCAGACGATCATCCGCGACCTGGCCGGTGGCCGGCCCACCCGGATCGGCCGCGCCCTGGACAACGACCTGGTCGTCGCCGACCTGTCGGTCTCCCGCTACCACGCCGAGCTGCGCGCCCTCGCGGACGGCTACGAGATCGTCGACCTCGGCAGCCACAACGGCACCTACGTCAACGGCCAGCCGGTCCAGCGGGCGAAGCTCGGGCCCAACGACACCCTGGCCGTCGGCCACTCCTCCTTCCGGCTGGTCGGCAACCGCCTGGAGGAGTTCGTCGACACCGGCGAGGTCAGCTTCAGCGCGCGCGGCCTGACCGTCACCGTCAAGCACCGCGGCCAGCCGAAGAACCTCCTGGAGGGCGTCACCTTCGGCGTTCCGCAGCGCTCCCTGGTCGCGGTGATCGGCCCCTCGGGCTCCGGCAAGTCCACCCTGCTGCGGGCCCTCACCGGCAACCGCCCCGCCGACCAGGGCGACGTCCTCTACGACGGCCGCAACCTCTACCGCGACTACGCCGAGCTGCGGTCCCGCATCGGCCTGGTCCCGCAGGACGACATCCTGCACTCCCAGCTGACCGTCCGCACCGCCCTGCGCTACGCGGCCAAGCTGCGCTTCCCCGGCGACACCGACGCCGCCGAGCGCAACCGCCGGGTGGAGGAGGTCCTCAACGAGCTGGGCCTGGCCCACCGCGCCGACAACAAGATCACCGCCCTCTCCGGCGGCCAGCGCAAGCGCGTCTCGGTGGCCCTGGAGCTGCTCACCAAGCCCTCGCTGATCTTCCTCGACGAGCCCACGTCCGGCCTCGACCCGGGCCTGGACAAGCAGGTCATGGAGATGCTGCGGTCGCTGGCCGACGACGGCCGCACCATCGCCGTGGTGACCCACTCGGTGGCCAACCTCGACATCTGCGACCACCTGCTGGTGATGGCGCCCGGCGGCAAGGTGGCCTACTTCGGCCCGCCGCAGGACGCCCTGCCGTTCTTCGGGCACGACGACTGGGCCGACGTCTTCCAGGACTTCGACAGGTACCCGGACTACGACTGGGCCGGCCGCTACCGCGGCTCCGAGCACTACCAGGTCTACTCGGCCGACCTGGAGTCGGTCGCCCCGCAGAACCACGGCATCGGCATGGGCCAGCAGGTCGTGCCGCCCAAGCCGCAGAGCTGGGGCTCCCAGCTGGGCACCCTGGTGCGCCGCTACTTCGCGGTGATCGCCGCCGACCGCGGGTTCCTCGCCCTCACCGTCGCCCTGCCGCTGGTGATGGGCGTGCTCAGCCTGGCCATCCCCGCCGACTACGGCCTGGCCCCGGCGCCCGAGGGCCGGAACAACATCGACGCCATCTACGTGCTGCTGGTGCTCGCCATCGGCACCTGCTTCACCGGCGCGGCCAACTCGGTACGCGAACTGGTCAAGGAACGCGTCATCTACCAGCGGGAACGCGCCACCGGCCTGTCCCGGTCGGCCTACATGATGTCCAAGGTGCTGGTGCTCGGCCTGATCACCGCGGTGCAGGCGGTGCTGCTCGGCGTGGTCGGCCTGATCGGCCGCGACATGCCGGAGGAGGGGCTGGTGCTGCCGTCCCAGCCCTACCTGGAGATCCTGCTGGTCGTGGTGCTGCTGTCGTTCACCTCGATGATGCTCGGCCTGGTCATCTCGGCGCTGGTGGAGACCAGCGAGCGCACCATGCCGCTGCTGGTGCTGGTGGCGATCGTCCAGGTGATCTTCGCCGGCGTGATCATCGAGCTGCACGACCGCCCGGGCATCGAGCAGCTCGCCTGGCTCGCCCCGGCCCGCTGGGCGGTCGCCGCGCAGTCGGCCACCATCGACATGTCGGCCCTGCGCCCGCCGAGCGAGAACGGCCCCGACCCGCTGTGGGAGCACAGCGCCGGGATCTGGTTCCTGGACGTGACCGTGCTCCTGGTCATCGCCGCCGTCTGCGGCTTCGTGGTGGTGCGGATGCTCCGCCGCCACGAGCCGGAGGTCATGCGCTCGCGCTGA